GCCTGGTCTTTCACCACAATCTGGCGGGCCACCACTTTGGGTTCAGATTTGAACTGGTCTTTGAAGGCATCATAGAACAGTTTGGCTTCGGGATCGGTCACAGTGGCACTGGCCTTGACCTCATCGATGCGCTTCTGGATGCGCAGGTTGTTTCTCAGGTCCTCGCGCAGCTTGGGTTCGGTGGTCTGCAGGTTGGTGGTGACGTAATCCCGCCACTTCTGACGGTCTTGCAGGCTGTTGGCCTTGCGGTAGTCGTCAATGATTTTTTGCACTTCGCTGTTGGCCACTTTGACCTTGGCAGCATCGTCTTTGAGGGCAGCTTCCTGAATCAGGAAGCTGACCATCACCCGTTTGAGGTCATCCCCAATCATGCCTTCGGTGTTGGCAAAAATGGCAGAACGGCCCTGGAAGGCTTTGATGTCCTCTTCGGTCACGGTCTGGTCGTTGACCTTGAAGGCAGGCGTTCCCTTGGTCTGGGAAAGACCGCCCCCTTGCAGGTAAGGCAGGAAGGTGAAGGTCATCCCGCCGAGCATGGCGACAGCGACAGCAACAAGGGCGATCCTTACGCCCAGGCTCTTACTAGGTTGTGTTTCCGAATTCACTTGACTTCCTCCTGGTTATCGTGCTACTTTACCTTCTGCCCTGCACCCGTAGCTCAGCCGGATAGAGCGTTGGCCTCCGGAGCCAAAGGTCACAGGTTCGAATCCTGTCGGGTGCGCCATCCACACCACGCTTCGCGTGGTGTTTTTCATTGCAAACACCACAACTTGCATGGCATTGTGCAACAGGCGACCGCCACGCTCTGGCGTGGTGGCTGGGGTTGGGCAGTTTGCACACACGCAGAAGATTCTAGCACCTTTAGATGAAAAGCCTTAAAGGCATGTTCGGATGGTGGAGGGCACCGCTTGCGGTGCGCCGAGGGCCAAGGGCCCAGGGCCGAGGGCAAAAAACACAGCAAAAGGCACCTCTGCTCCATTCTTTTCAGGCATCGTTTTCTATGCTGGACCAGCAGTTCTGAAAGACTGCATGGTTTTTTCTTCCAGAACCTGTTCTGTAAAGGTCAGAGGTTTGCTCTTCGAAAGTTGCGAACAAATGTCGAAACCAGCTTCCTGCAAACGTTCTTTTCTGCTCTCGGCCCTGGGCCCTCGGCCCTCGGCTGTTCCTTAAAATCCAAATCCCAGTAAAGTGAGCATATGTTAGACGACCACAGCCGCAAAGAACTTGACACCACCAACTTGCATGACCTGCTGGCAGCACTGCCAGGCAGCTATGCGGGTCCCAGAAAAACCCTCCCCGCGCCTTATGGGGCCGTGGGGTACGAAGAAGGGGCATTGCCTTTGCGCCTCACCAGCTTTGTGGACAAGAGCATGGTGGCCCAGGGCACCCAGTTCCTGCTGGGCAACGTGCACGACCCGGAAGGGGACGATCTGGTCAACATCGCAGAGGTCAGCGGTGCCCATGTGCAGCGTGTGGGGGTCAGCCAGAGCCTGAAAGACCTGGATTACCTGGTGCCCACCCAGCCCCTGAGCCTCTACACCTACACCCAGTACCTCGCCCATGCCACGGGCAACGGTGAGGAAGCCGAGAAGGCCGATCAGGCCCTGTCCGTGCTGGCCGAACGCTGCACTTTTCAGGTGCCCACCGAGCAGAATCCTGCCAAGCAAATGGCCTGGTCCCTGTGGACCCGCACCCCACTGTTGCTGGCATCCAGGAGCCATGCTCCTTTGATTTCTGCATGGCAGCACCTGCTGGGTCGCATTGGGAAGTCCATGAGTGTGCCTCTGGAGTTTGAACCCCTGATCACCCTTTCGGGAGGTTTTGAAGCCCGCCATGAGTCTGGTGATGAGCGTGTGGCCCTGGTCATTGGTGAGGCCGATGCAGAAATGCAACTGGCCCGCGAAATCCTGGAGACCCGCATCGACGAGATCATCCCAGTGCTGCCTCCAGAGAACCTGAGCGAATACGCCCGCAACCTGTACCTGTGGTATTTCGGGGCGTGGGTCAGTTATTATCTGGCCCTGACGTACAATCAGGATCCCAGAGACACCAAAATTGCCGACCTGCTGAATGCAGGATTCAAGCCGAGGGCCGATGAGGATGATTCGTTGAACTGAGCAGAAGGCAGAGGGCAGAAGGCTTTTGAAGCTGCAGCATCAGCTGTTCTGCTTTCTGCTGCCACACCCAAGCCAGCTCAACTGGTCTTATAGTGGTATGCATGACCCTGCGCATTCGCCTTTACTGCCCTGATGATCTGGATGCCCTGTATGACATCTGCCTGAAGACAGGCAACAACGGTGAAGACGGCACCCGCCTGTACCGGGATCCGAAAGTGCTCGGGCACTATTATGCTGCTCCTTATGGTGTGCTGCATCCCGAAACCTGTCTGGTTCTGGAAGATGAACAGGGAACCTGTGGCTACATTGTGGGAACGCCAGATTCCCAGGTGTTTGAGGAGCGCACTGAAAAAGAGTGGTGGCCTGCTCTGAGAAACCAGTACCCATTGCCTGACCCGACAGACCAGAGCCCAGATGCCCGCATGATTCGCGCCATCCACAATGGCTGCCCGGCCCGCCAGGAAGCCCAGCTCTTTCCTGCCCACCTGCACATTGATTTGCTGCCCAGAGCACAGGGAGGTGGCAACGGCAAACGGCTGATGCTGGCCTTTTTGCAGGTGCTCAGGAACCAGGGTGTGAAAGGGGTGCACCTGGGGGTCTCCAAAGACAACCCCCGTGCTGTGGCTTTTTACCACCGCATGGGATTTGAGGTGGTCCGTGAGCACGAATACGGTTATCAGCTGGGGATGCACCTTGCACCACAATCCGAGTCCTGACCGCGCATTACCCTGATTTGAGAGCTTGAAGGAGGATCCACCATGGCCCAGCGAGATTACGAAGCAGAAGACATCATCGTGCACTGGAACAGCGAGATCTGCCAGCATTCCGGCATTTGCGCCAGAGGCCTTGCTGCAGTGTTCCAGCCAAAAGAACGCCCCTGGATCAAAGTTGAAAACGGCACATCCCAGGAGATCAGCGAGGTCATTGACCGCTGTCCTTCAAAGGCACTGGCTTACACGTTGAAGTAGATCCCCCTGCCTTTCGCTGGCGCTTCAAGGCGGTCCCCCTTAACAAAGGGGGACTTGTTGTGCGTCTGGCATGGCTTCCATTTAGGCCATCACCATCCCCCAACGCTGACGGGGGACCGTCCTGAGTGAAACGAGGGACAGGGGGATCTGAGCAAGGCAGAAATCGCAAACGAAGAAAACAGATTGCTCTAAACCAGCTCAGACAGCCGATGAATCAGGGGCCTGAGCACTGCACGTTTGAGCTTCAGGCTGCTGCGGGCCACCACAAAACGGGCACTGGATTCTGCAATGGTCTCAATTTCTTCCAGGTTGTTGGCCCTGAGGGTGCTGCCGGTCTCCACAATGTCCACCACGGCATCGGCCAGACCGGTCAGGCAGGCCAGTTCGATGTTGCCATTCAATTTGACCACCTCGGCAGCAGAGCCTTTTTCCCGCAGGTACTGGGCTGCAACACGGGGGTACTTGCTGGCCACCCGGTTGATGGGGCCATTGGCTCCTTTTTCACGGATCAGGGACATGCGGCAACGGCCATACCTGAGGTCCAGGGGCTCGAAAATGTCCCGGCCTGCTTCCAGCAGCACGTCTTTGCCCACAATGCCTGCATCTGCCACCCCCAGGTCCACAAAAGTGGGCACATCGCTGTTGCGCAGTTCCAGCAGGGTGATGGGACCAAAATAATGCCTCAGCAGGCGGCTTTTTTCAGGAATGGAGAGGGGAAGCCCTGCTTTTTGCAGGAGTTCAATTCCGGTTTCCATCACCCTTCCTTTGGGGAGGGCGAGGGTCAGGGTCATGCCATCGGGGATCTGCAAAAGTTCACTCATAAGGTTTCACGGCAAGGAACACAGCCATCCAGTAATCTCGCCATAGACAGTCTACGTGCAAGAAGCCTGCCTGTTGCAACACGGACAGGTAAACGTCTAGAGGCTCGCAGATGTTGCCCTGTCTGGCCTGGGCCTCCTGGTCCTGTTCCACCCAGTCTGGCACCTCTTCTGCTGGAACCTGTTTGACCCTGGCCCGTTCCAGGGCAATCAGGTGGTGGGTCTGGGGGGTTGCGCCTGCCACATGATCTCCGATCAAGAGCACACCACCTGGCCTGAGGTTCTGAAAAGCCTGCTGCACAGTGAACAGCTTGTCCGGGGCATGGTGCAGGGCCATGCTGCTCACCATGGCATCCAGGGGCTCTGGTGCTGTCCAGGGTTTCGTAAAATCCAGCAATTGAAAAGTCACCTGCTCTGAATGGAGGTCCTGCCTCGCCAGGGAAAGCATCTCCTCTGCTCCATCGGTCACCTGGATCTGGGAAAAGAACCCAGAATCCAGCAGCACCTTGCTGAAATCTCCGGTTCCTGCTCCGAGTTCCAGCACTTTGCCTCCTGAAGGAAGCAGAGCCTGCAGGATGTCCAGCATCACTTCAAACATGCGGGCCTTGCGGGGAGGATCAAAAGCCCGCTGGGTGTGGTATTTTCTGGCGCGTTCCGGGTCGTTGTAAGCACGGATGGCTTCGGTCATGGGTGCAGTTTACAAAGAACCCTCCCTGAGCACATCTGAAAAAAGGCCCAGTCCATGAAAAAGACTGCAGATCCAGAAGGTCTCTGCAGCCCACATGCAATTCTGCCGGATGGCGATGCTTACTCCACCTGCGTCACACCTTCGCTGGAATACACCAGCCCAATGCCCCGTTCCTTCGCGTACAGCAAAGCCGCTTCCAAGGTGGTGTCCAGAAAGAACTCGGTGCGGTATCCGTCCTGTCTGGCCTGTTCTGCAGAAGCAAAATCCAGTGCCAGGGCCTGGGGCTCGGTGCGGCCTGGAGGGTTCCCCAGGGCAGCCATCACCCGTTCCAGACCGATGGCAAAACCGGCTCCGGGAATGCCCGAGTCGTAGCGGCCTCCACCCAGCAGGGGAAGTCCAAAATCGGGGGTGTAGGCCCGGAAAGTGAGGCCCGTGTAATAGCTGTAGCGTCTGGACATGCCCAGATCCAGCAGGTGGTCTTCCCTGCCGGTCAGGTTCACCACTTCGCGCACGTGCTCCACAGCTTCTCTGGCCGTGTCATTTCTGGCAAGTTCCAGGGCCTCATCCAGAATTTCAATGCCCCCGTAAAGGTCCGGGAGGCACAGGATGCGATCTTCCAGACTGCCTCTGATGCCCTGCTTTTCCAGCTCTGACCGCAATTCCGGGGTGGCTTTGCGGTCGATGATGTTGTGCAGCACATTCAGGCTGTCCTCGGGGAGGCCGGTTTCTTCCAGCACGCTGTGCACAAAACCTGGATGGCCCAGCTCCAGTTCATGGCGCACCCCCAGCCTGTTCAGGGCGTCCAGGGCCATCATGATCAGCTCGGCATCGGCTCTGGGGGAAGACACCCCCACAAGTTCAGCACCCACCTGGGTGAATTCACGCATGCGTCCCAGTTCGCTGCTCATGGACCTCAGCCACAGGGAACCTGCATATTGCAGTCGGATGGGAAAAGGCTGACTGGAAAGGTCCGTGCGAATGAGTTTTCCCACAGCTGTGGTGTATTCGCTGCGCAGGGCCAGCACCATGCCGTCGCGATCCACCAGTTTAAAAGCCCGGTCAGAAAGCGGATGGCTGGGATCATGGATTTCCAGGGCAGGGGTTTGCACAGCCTGGTAACCCCAGGTGCTGAACACCTCCTGGATGTTGTGTTTCAGAGACTCACGCCACTCCCACTCGGGGGGGAGCACAAAACGCGTTCCGTCAGGAATGATGGGCAAGGTCAACCTCCAAGAGCCCATGATACCCCGTCCCTGTCAGCGGGAGGGGTGGGGTGATATGGGCAAATGGGCAGAAGGCAAAACGCCGAGGGCTGAGAGCCAAGGGCCAAAAGCATAAAGCTGAAAGCAGAGGTTGGAGATGCAGGTCGAGGAGCAGACATCCTTGCGGTACAAAGAATAAGAATGCGCAAAAGAAACGGTCTCCCCTTTCAGGAAGACCCTCAGCGATCAATCTACCGAATCGTCTGGTTTTTCTGCTTCCTGCACCGGAGGTCTGGGAGGTGGACGGCGGCGTTTGCGCATGCGGGTAGCGTTTTGCAGGACCAGCATGGCCAGCACGACAGGAATGCCATACTGCGCCAGTGCAGTGATGACCCCCTGGGCACCGTTTTCTTTGTAGCCAGAAACGATGCCAAAGGTGGCAAAGGCAATCAGCAGGATGTACAGAA
This portion of the Deinococcus roseus genome encodes:
- a CDS encoding (4Fe-4S)-binding protein → MAQRDYEAEDIIVHWNSEICQHSGICARGLAAVFQPKERPWIKVENGTSQEISEVIDRCPSKALAYTLK
- a CDS encoding SIS domain-containing protein, whose product is MLDDHSRKELDTTNLHDLLAALPGSYAGPRKTLPAPYGAVGYEEGALPLRLTSFVDKSMVAQGTQFLLGNVHDPEGDDLVNIAEVSGAHVQRVGVSQSLKDLDYLVPTQPLSLYTYTQYLAHATGNGEEAEKADQALSVLAERCTFQVPTEQNPAKQMAWSLWTRTPLLLASRSHAPLISAWQHLLGRIGKSMSVPLEFEPLITLSGGFEARHESGDERVALVIGEADAEMQLAREILETRIDEIIPVLPPENLSEYARNLYLWYFGAWVSYYLALTYNQDPRDTKIADLLNAGFKPRADEDDSLN
- the hisG gene encoding ATP phosphoribosyltransferase, encoding MSELLQIPDGMTLTLALPKGRVMETGIELLQKAGLPLSIPEKSRLLRHYFGPITLLELRNSDVPTFVDLGVADAGIVGKDVLLEAGRDIFEPLDLRYGRCRMSLIREKGANGPINRVASKYPRVAAQYLREKGSAAEVVKLNGNIELACLTGLADAVVDIVETGSTLRANNLEEIETIAESSARFVVARSSLKLKRAVLRPLIHRLSELV
- a CDS encoding ATP phosphoribosyltransferase regulatory subunit — its product is MPIIPDGTRFVLPPEWEWRESLKHNIQEVFSTWGYQAVQTPALEIHDPSHPLSDRAFKLVDRDGMVLALRSEYTTAVGKLIRTDLSSQPFPIRLQYAGSLWLRSMSSELGRMREFTQVGAELVGVSSPRADAELIMMALDALNRLGVRHELELGHPGFVHSVLEETGLPEDSLNVLHNIIDRKATPELRSELEKQGIRGSLEDRILCLPDLYGGIEILDEALELARNDTAREAVEHVREVVNLTGREDHLLDLGMSRRYSYYTGLTFRAYTPDFGLPLLGGGRYDSGIPGAGFAIGLERVMAALGNPPGRTEPQALALDFASAEQARQDGYRTEFFLDTTLEAALLYAKERGIGLVYSSEGVTQVE
- a CDS encoding GNAT family N-acetyltransferase, with product MTLRIRLYCPDDLDALYDICLKTGNNGEDGTRLYRDPKVLGHYYAAPYGVLHPETCLVLEDEQGTCGYIVGTPDSQVFEERTEKEWWPALRNQYPLPDPTDQSPDARMIRAIHNGCPARQEAQLFPAHLHIDLLPRAQGGGNGKRLMLAFLQVLRNQGVKGVHLGVSKDNPRAVAFYHRMGFEVVREHEYGYQLGMHLAPQSES
- a CDS encoding class I SAM-dependent methyltransferase, with amino-acid sequence MTEAIRAYNDPERARKYHTQRAFDPPRKARMFEVMLDILQALLPSGGKVLELGAGTGDFSKVLLDSGFFSQIQVTDGAEEMLSLARQDLHSEQVTFQLLDFTKPWTAPEPLDAMVSSMALHHAPDKLFTVQQAFQNLRPGGVLLIGDHVAGATPQTHHLIALERARVKQVPAEEVPDWVEQDQEAQARQGNICEPLDVYLSVLQQAGFLHVDCLWRDYWMAVFLAVKPYE